From one Polyangia bacterium genomic stretch:
- the murJ gene encoding murein biosynthesis integral membrane protein MurJ: protein MTEAEASKAGDAAGTDRLARGARRVSALTMLSRLLGLVREQVFALTLGAGSTSDAFLAAFRIPNLLRDLFAEGALSTAFVPTYVATLRNRSRAEAFALANRVLSTLTIYLGVVALLAMLFPQPVVALVAAGFSPEKAALCSQLVRIMMPFLPIVSLAVVAMGALNAEEHYTAPALASSMFNVVAIIGGVSVYALSPSPRAAVITWAALTLVGGLGQLGIQVPSLWRLGFRPRLLPDVSLRDQGTRRIAALMAPATLGVAAVQINVVINSSFASLISDGAISWLSYAFRLMQLPIGVFGVAVGTTSLTHLARDAAAQDWDAMRATLRRGLRMVLFLTVPSTVGLALLGGPIIRLIYQHGRFSPNATLQTARALSGYAIGLAAYAAIKVMAPAFYALGRTRVPLLASLSAVAANVAWNLLTFRQLGHVGLAVGTSIAAIVNLLVLVVAFQIQIGGLLTRDFLSAVLRIGLGAALMAAVVWFLSAHLGTLPGPRLFAWSVAALLPVVIGAAIYFATARLLRLDEGSALVRRRRR, encoded by the coding sequence ATGACCGAGGCCGAGGCCAGTAAAGCGGGCGACGCCGCCGGCACTGATCGCCTGGCCCGCGGCGCCCGGCGGGTCAGCGCCCTGACCATGCTGTCGCGCCTTTTGGGTCTGGTGCGCGAGCAGGTGTTCGCCCTGACCCTGGGCGCCGGATCGACCAGTGACGCGTTCTTGGCCGCCTTTCGCATTCCCAATCTGCTGCGCGATCTGTTCGCGGAGGGCGCGCTGTCGACGGCGTTCGTGCCCACCTATGTGGCGACGCTGCGCAATCGCTCGCGCGCCGAGGCCTTCGCGCTGGCCAACCGCGTGCTGTCGACGCTGACCATCTATCTTGGCGTGGTCGCGCTTTTGGCCATGCTGTTTCCGCAGCCGGTGGTGGCGCTGGTGGCGGCCGGCTTTTCGCCCGAGAAGGCCGCCCTGTGCAGCCAGCTGGTGCGGATCATGATGCCTTTTCTGCCCATCGTTTCGCTGGCGGTGGTGGCCATGGGCGCGCTGAACGCTGAAGAGCACTACACCGCGCCGGCCTTGGCCTCGTCGATGTTCAACGTGGTGGCGATCATTGGCGGCGTGTCGGTGTACGCGCTGTCGCCGTCGCCGCGCGCGGCGGTGATCACCTGGGCGGCGCTGACGTTGGTGGGTGGCCTCGGGCAGCTGGGGATTCAGGTGCCGTCGCTGTGGCGGCTGGGATTTCGTCCCCGGCTTTTGCCGGATGTATCCCTGCGCGACCAAGGCACGCGGCGGATCGCCGCGCTGATGGCGCCGGCCACGTTGGGCGTGGCGGCGGTGCAGATCAACGTGGTGATCAACTCGTCGTTCGCCAGCCTCATCTCCGACGGGGCGATCTCCTGGCTCAGCTACGCGTTCCGGTTGATGCAGCTTCCGATCGGCGTTTTTGGGGTGGCGGTGGGGACCACGTCGCTGACCCATCTGGCGCGCGACGCCGCGGCCCAGGATTGGGACGCCATGCGGGCGACGCTGCGCCGCGGACTGCGCATGGTCCTGTTTCTCACCGTGCCGTCGACGGTGGGGCTGGCCCTGCTGGGCGGGCCGATCATTCGTCTCATCTACCAACACGGCCGCTTCAGCCCCAATGCCACGCTGCAGACCGCGCGCGCCTTGAGCGGCTACGCCATCGGCCTGGCGGCCTACGCGGCGATCAAGGTGATGGCGCCGGCGTTTTATGCCCTGGGGCGGACGCGCGTGCCGCTTCTGGCCAGCCTCAGCGCGGTGGCCGCCAACGTCGCCTGGAACCTGCTGACGTTTCGTCAGCTCGGCCACGTCGGGCTGGCGGTGGGCACGTCCATCGCCGCCATCGTCAACCTGCTGGTGCTGGTGGTGGCCTTTCAGATTCAGATCGGCGGTCTGCTGACGCGTGATTTTCTTTCCGCGGTGTTGCGGATCGGGCTTGGCGCAGCGCTGATGGCGGCGGTGGTCTGGTTTCTGTCCGCGCACCTGGGCACGCTGCCCGGGCCGCGGCTGTTCGCCTGGTCGGTGGCGGCGCTTTTACCCGTCGTCATCGGCGCGGCGATCTACTTCGCTACCGCTCGCCTGTTGCGCCTGGACGAAGGGAGCGCTTTGGTCCGCCGTCGTCGACGCTGA
- a CDS encoding transcriptional repressor, which translates to MSAKTRTASASPNGDVWQSFLTKKRLKSTKQRDLIVDEFMAMRGHISLDDLHALVRAKNPAVGFSTVYRTMRLLEEAGLAHERHFEQGRTLYERADARSHHDHLICEKCHHIIEFENDALEALQRKVAIGFGFIITNHRHEIYGLCPKARGEADGYCPAEMAKARSGVVKLRRSS; encoded by the coding sequence ATGTCCGCCAAGACCCGCACCGCCAGCGCATCCCCGAACGGCGACGTCTGGCAGTCGTTCCTGACCAAGAAACGGCTGAAGTCCACCAAGCAGCGCGACCTGATCGTCGACGAGTTCATGGCCATGCGCGGCCACATCAGCCTGGACGATCTGCACGCTCTGGTGCGGGCCAAGAACCCGGCGGTGGGCTTCTCGACGGTGTACCGCACCATGCGTCTGCTGGAAGAGGCGGGCCTGGCCCACGAGCGGCACTTCGAGCAGGGCCGCACGCTGTACGAACGGGCCGACGCCCGATCACACCATGATCACCTCATCTGCGAGAAGTGCCACCACATCATCGAGTTCGAAAACGACGCCCTGGAGGCCCTGCAGCGCAAGGTGGCCATCGGGTTCGGCTTCATCATCACCAACCACCGCCACGAGATCTACGGTCTTTGCCCCAAGGCCCGCGGCGAAGCTGACGGGTACTGCCCGGCCGAGATGGCCAAGGCGCGCTCCGGCGTGGTCAAGCTGCGCCGCAGCTCGTAG
- a CDS encoding di-heme oxidoredictase family protein, with product MIFKIPFIASGALPMVLAIWPAACGGDNMAAGNPGAGGTGGITVIHDDLGDQPVTKLSGDQIQMFHLGDGLFDLPFRDSDGLGPLYIRNACGDCHQNGGRGPGSVHKFQMMGPDGQPVATAPEVAYGDTVRPYVAGGGQTPIQAPADVNAPDQLVQSVRVGPPVLGRGYIEAIDDAEIERVAAEQATRTDAIHGRINRVVYHSAATSQAFIHHTLGETGVIGRFGHKARVSTLDDFTADAFQGDMGMTSPLRPTEVKNPDNLLDDGKPGVDLTEDNVTQVAQYVRSLAIPDRDPALMQSAGRALFDQALCSVCHVPSLHTRADNPVAVLADVDAPVFSDILLHDMGDGLADDLPDESAGLREWRTAPLIALRFQHTFLHDGRATTVADAIAAHASAGSQANDSVARFQALSKDDQASLLTFVQGL from the coding sequence GTGATATTCAAAATCCCTTTCATCGCCAGCGGCGCCCTGCCGATGGTCCTGGCGATCTGGCCGGCGGCTTGCGGCGGCGACAACATGGCGGCGGGCAACCCCGGCGCCGGCGGCACCGGCGGGATCACGGTGATCCATGACGATCTCGGCGATCAGCCGGTGACCAAACTCAGCGGCGATCAAATCCAGATGTTTCACCTGGGCGATGGCCTGTTTGATCTGCCCTTCCGGGACAGCGACGGCCTGGGCCCGCTTTACATCCGCAACGCCTGCGGCGACTGCCATCAGAACGGCGGCCGCGGGCCCGGGTCGGTGCACAAATTTCAGATGATGGGCCCCGATGGCCAGCCGGTGGCGACGGCGCCCGAGGTGGCCTACGGCGACACGGTTCGCCCGTACGTCGCCGGCGGCGGCCAGACGCCCATCCAGGCGCCGGCCGACGTCAACGCGCCCGACCAGCTGGTGCAAAGCGTGCGCGTCGGTCCGCCGGTCCTCGGCCGCGGCTACATCGAAGCCATCGACGACGCCGAGATCGAACGCGTCGCAGCCGAACAGGCCACGCGCACCGACGCCATCCACGGACGCATCAACCGCGTGGTCTATCACTCTGCGGCCACCAGCCAGGCCTTCATTCACCACACCCTGGGTGAAACCGGCGTCATCGGCCGCTTCGGCCACAAGGCCCGCGTGTCCACCCTGGACGATTTCACCGCCGATGCCTTTCAAGGCGACATGGGCATGACCTCACCGCTGCGGCCGACCGAGGTGAAGAACCCCGACAATCTGCTCGACGACGGCAAGCCCGGCGTCGATCTCACCGAGGACAACGTCACCCAGGTGGCGCAGTACGTACGGTCGCTGGCCATCCCTGACCGCGATCCGGCCCTCATGCAGAGCGCCGGCCGCGCCTTGTTCGATCAAGCGCTGTGCAGCGTGTGCCACGTGCCCAGCCTGCACACGCGCGCCGACAACCCGGTGGCGGTGCTGGCGGACGTCGACGCGCCGGTGTTCAGCGACATCCTGCTGCACGACATGGGCGACGGCCTGGCCGACGATCTGCCCGACGAATCGGCCGGCCTGCGCGAGTGGCGGACGGCGCCGCTGATCGCGCTGCGCTTTCAGCACACGTTCCTGCACGATGGGCGCGCCACCACCGTCGCCGACGCCATCGCCGCCCACGCCAGCGCGGGCTCGCAGGCGAACGATTCAGTGGCCCGCTTTCAGGCGCTCAGCAAAGACGATCAGGCCAGCCTGCTGACATTCGTCCAGGGTCTTTAG